One Hallerella porci DNA window includes the following coding sequences:
- a CDS encoding ABC transporter permease: MSKRKLPFIVTIITIIGFILLYLPMFLVVEQSFNASKHGFSWSGFTLDWYFGLFENAMVQTTTFNTIILAVVSTLVATILGTLLAIGLHRTPWGKKMQTFFELSINVPVVTPDILMAIALAVVFALFRSWTTIFEPGMLTMIIAHVTLEISFVVLVVQSRLVNIGKEQIEAARDLYATTAGAWIRVILPQLSTAIISGALLAFTLSLDDFILSFFTSGPESQTLPLYIYGSLKRGISPQIHALSTIIFSLTLFLMLLGVLKGIRSERKAEKKKVIS; encoded by the coding sequence TTGTCTAAGCGCAAACTTCCGTTCATCGTTACCATCATTACTATCATCGGTTTTATTCTGCTTTATCTGCCGATGTTTCTCGTCGTCGAACAAAGTTTTAACGCGAGCAAACACGGATTTAGTTGGAGCGGTTTTACTCTCGATTGGTATTTCGGACTTTTTGAAAATGCGATGGTACAAACGACAACTTTCAACACGATTATTCTCGCCGTTGTAAGTACACTCGTCGCAACCATTTTGGGAACTCTTCTCGCCATCGGTTTGCATCGCACGCCTTGGGGCAAAAAAATGCAGACCTTTTTTGAACTGTCCATCAATGTTCCCGTCGTCACTCCGGATATTTTGATGGCGATCGCTCTTGCAGTTGTCTTTGCGCTTTTCCGTTCTTGGACAACGATTTTTGAACCGGGAATGCTCACGATGATTATCGCCCACGTCACTCTCGAAATCAGCTTCGTCGTTTTGGTAGTGCAAAGTCGCCTGGTGAACATCGGAAAAGAACAAATCGAAGCCGCCCGCGATCTTTATGCGACAACTGCCGGCGCTTGGATTCGCGTCATTTTGCCGCAACTTTCGACGGCGATTATTTCGGGTGCGCTTCTCGCATTCACCCTTTCTCTCGACGATTTTATTTTGAGTTTTTTCACAAGCGGTCCCGAATCGCAGACTTTACCGCTCTACATTTACGGTTCATTAAAACGCGGAATTTCCCCGCAGATTCATGCGCTTTCGACAATCATTTTTAGCTTAACTCTTTTCCTTATGCTTCTCGGCGTTCTCAAAGGAATTCGAAGCGAACGCAAAGCCGAAAAGAAAAAAGTAATTTCCTAA